Genomic window (Ananas comosus cultivar F153 linkage group 1, ASM154086v1, whole genome shotgun sequence):
TTTTTTcgccgcacgtaacgcaatctttctGCAATCCCAAAGAAGATAGTTGTTGCTGATGTAAAAGATACGATCAATACACAAAGTCATGCCATCCATATGAGTGATAAGATGGTTAGGTTATCTtataaaagattttaaaaaataaaaataaagctgCACTAAACAAATATAGTGGTTAGCCCTCATTACTcgggaaaaattctaaaatgtgTGAGTTACATATCTTATGTGGTGTGACCCAACCAATCACAATTATCCTTTAAGATTTATTCATCTCATcatgatttataaaaaaaaatttttattgcatttttttttctaaaagagaAGTATTAGACTAGTATAGACACTGTACAATTGTTTGAGTAAGAGCctacaaacaaaacaaaataaaaaaatagaaaaaaaaagtaatattctCCTTTTAGGGTGTATCCAAGCAAAAGGATTCATTTTCTTAAAACTAACTTTGGGTCCACTTTTCTTAATGACACATGCATAGGGTATAACTTTTTAgttattatactattcaaaaagtataaaaatcaAAGAAGAGGGGTTTAAAAATGTTGGTTTTTAAATCGGTTTCAAGTCGTCCATGGTGGACAAATTCGACCCGACCCATTAAGTAGTGGTTTCTTTACGAGTCGGAATTGAGATATTTTAAAGACTAAATTTTACTTCCAGAAAACAAGATGCCACTATACATGTGAAAGAAACCCTTCCTTGTTTGACTTGCTAAGCCATTTCTATTCATGTTGCATGTTAGCTACACTTCTCAATCACTTGGTGACAAAAAGctccaaacacacacacaaaaaaaaagaaaaaagaaaaaaaaggctttttcaatttttccaaGCCTGaattaaattgatttatttatttattttgggtgAAAGAATCATTTGCATTTAAGGATATTTCATTCCCACAACTTGTGCAAAGagaagtttcaaatttagaatGTCTTTTTCAATCAACCTCTTTCGTGTTTGCATTTAATTTAAGGATGATGGAGAGATATAAACATTAAATCTGGTCACTTTTGATAAAACTATCTAGATTCATTGCACGTGATCTATACATAGTAAATATAGAATTGTTAAtatcattcttttttatttgaaaatagttaaattttaacatttttgtaGTATGATGAATCAGATTCGCGTGTGGTGCTTGTGTTCAATGCTCACATCAAAAATTACcgtatattttcaaaattaaaatcctTTTCAATCGCGTCGTGTCGAATCAGTGTACTATAGACAAGTTTGTGTTCTGTTGATTTTAGATATATCTCagtaattttacaaatttgtgACTTCTCATTTCTCAATATAAGAATAGGGTACTatctattttgaaaattttaaataaaaaaaagaggagatgtttagatttttttaaagtcgataaacatacaaaaaaagaaaaagaaaagttgaggACACGGAAAGTTCGGCGACAAGATAGCATGTTCAGTCAACGTTACCAAATCCACGGAGgacgcaaaaaaaaaataattttaagcaTTTATTTTTCTCAGCATTAATACTACCAAAATCAATACCACACCAAACAAGACCTGTTGTTTAAATgatgttaaattattaaattttttggggCCTACACTCATTTTCGTggataagatttttatttttatttgtttttgatttgAGTCCAAGAACAATTGGCATTACTTTCAATCACTTGCATTAGTTGATTCAGGTTGATTTCGATTGCCGACGATTTAGTTTCTATGTTTAATCCCTACTCTAATTGAGTGAACACTAACCACCAcaacgacgatgacgacgacaaTGGTGATTCGCATTATCATCATGGAGTTTAGTTGGTAACATATATGCGAGAGACGACGGTATGGCACTAAACATAAAGTAGCAAAACATCAAACAGAAATATGCTGGAGACATTCAGAACTCTGATGTAAAAGTGCAGAAACAGAAGATTGCAGAAAGACTAATAAGAGAAGACTAGACTTACAGAACTACTGTTGCAGCAGGAGCGTGTATCAATTTTCACAAATCTGCAGACAGTTGCTTCTTGTGCTTTGTGATCTTCGCCTGCAGCTTCTCGAGCTTCTCGCTCACGCTCTTCTGCTGCTGCTCACTCACTGAGAGCGCCGGCTCCTGCGCGCTGCACATCTGTGACTTGATCCTCAGAAGATGCAGCTTCTTAGGGACTTCCTTCCACCCGCCGCTCTTTCCGCGGCCCAGCTTCTCGATCTCTTGCTTCATGTTCGAGCACTCCTTTTCGAGCTCGGAAACCCTCATCCTCATATTGTCCATGCCCACTCTCAATACTTGGTTCTCCTGAACAGCCGACACCCACCCTCCTGTTGCTTATAGAGGATTAAAAGGACCATTCGCTATTAAGTTAAGCTTCTAGTAGAACTAAACAGATTTACGTAAAAATTGTCGTTCCGTACCTGCGCCAGCCTCCCCAGAGCACGGTATGCCGCTCCTCAAGGGCCTCGAGCCGTCGAGATTATCTGAAACAAGCAAGCATCCCGCGATTGAGGTCCTTAGTTGAAGTTGCTCGAAGAAGAGGACTTGAACTACTATGCGGAGCGGGAGTCTCTCGTTTTGAGCCGCGTGAGTGCAGGCTTCTAGAGAGAGCTTTTGAGAGTCCATTAGCCGGCACAGCTGCTCTCTCTCGGATTCCGTGAGCCACGAGTGCGACTGTAACAGTTCAGAGATAGTCAATGCATGATAGTTCGGTAAACCTACTTGAAATTTCACTATTAGTTACGCAATGCAATGCGATTAGAAATCTTAGACAGGATGCACAACTAGTAAGAGAACTACAATTATAATTTCCAAGAATTAGAACTGCTTCGATGACAATAAAAAAATCAGCTTTTATAAAGTAGAtgctgaaaaaaaaacaacgagTTGCTCGGAAAAGTACCTTCAAGTATATATCAATTGCACGATAGAGTCCGTCGTCCAGAGGCCGGGCGTAATCAGGCACTGCGATGGCCAAAGCTTcaaattttggtaatttcagatTCACATCAGGTGCGACTTCCGCAAGGTAACCGTCTATTAACTTCGCTACGGCGGTAATCGGAGCCAACGAAGGCGACCCCATTAACTGCTCATCATCGATCAAACTAGGTGATGCATCCCCGTTATTAGCCTGATCCATGGCTATGAAATGCTCTAGAATTCTTTGAACGCAATCAACATTATAAAGCGTCTCCATCGAGTAAGAAAAATTTGGCAGTAATAAATCTTCCAATGTAGCCTGGTCAAGTTGCATTCCGATCCTTTTCTCCAATTTGGAGATACAAGACTTGTTCGCCTTCAAAATCATCGCTGTTCGAAGAAGCCCAAATAGAACCTTCGTTGGTACGATACCCTTTTGGAACGGCAACAAACTCTCAATATCTTCGAGCAGCTGCCTCTGTTCTTCTTCGGTTGGTGCGGCTCTCAAAGCTGCCGATGCAATATTTTGGCGCCTACTTAATCCGGGAAGATACTTCTTCGCGTAAGATGTGAGCGAGCCCGCGATGATCTCCGATCTAGTGCCCCGAGATTCCATTACTGTGATTAGCCTTTTATATATTGGAAAGCTTAAGGACGAGACATCCTCGTACCACCAATCCGAATTACAGTTTCTCGGCCGGGCCCCTGTGCTTATGCCGTTCCAGAGAACGCTCCCTCCGGGGCTTTGCATCGGCCCATGTTCTATCATAGGCCAGCCGAAGAGGTTTGGATCTGTAGAAGCTTTAACAGCCAATGATTCGATGCATCTCTTAACGATGTGCGACTTTTCGGCGTGAGGGAGGATATCTTCGCAAGCTTGTAGTGCTTGTAGCGAGTCTTTCCAGCTTTTGAGGACTACTTGGTTGAGGAAAATCTCAGCTTGCGTAATCAAGTTGCCCTCGGCAATTTCTTCGGTCATCTGAAGATGCTCTGCCGCACATCGCAGGTACACAACATTTGAGGCAGTGAGTTCTAGCTTTACGCCGTAGCAGAACTTGGCCACGAGCTCGAACGACTTCGCGCCACCCGGAACGTCCGGCAGCTTTATGATGCAAGCCTCTTCTTCTTCAGAATTCTCGTCGATTAGTTTTTCGAGGAGGCCGCTCTTGGATAGGAGAGGAAACTGCAGAAGTTTCGATTAACATTCAGAAGTTTATCAGACCAAATGCAACTGACCAACCTCCAAACAAGGTTAACATGATTTCTTTGTTAATCATCAGCAACACTACCCGCGGATTAATAATCAAAAGAGagtaaaataaaacaatttgaattgtgattgtAAGAACTATCACCTTGTGAAGGTGGAATGACATGTCGCCAACTTCAACGGTAACATCACTAGGAAGCCCGGTCGTGCAGAACCTACAAAGTTCAGGAAAAAGCACAAATTCCGCATGTAAAAAAGATGGTTAGAGCGCTCTCGTTGATCAACAAAGAAATAAAGGGAACAGACGACTTGTTCGAGGGGCTGGATACAGCATTTCAGCGATCCGATTTCACAAATCAACAACATAAGCATATACAACCACTCATTCGATGAACTTCGGTATGTTCATTCTGGCTTTTCATGCCGATCCACTACCACAAGAGAAACTAATATTTCTACTTATTTGTTGTACAAATTTATGAGCCTTCAGGAATGAAAAACATTGGGCTCATAGACTTCAAAAAGATCTGTCATGTTAACAAATTCGACGCTTCCTCAAGCAAGCAAACTATGCATGATTTTGTAAACTGTTTGAAAGGTCTGAAACATGTCAGAGAGGAAAAACAACAAGTATATATGTTAGCAAACTTATGTAGCTGTTGATAATTTCTAGTTTCAAGCAGAtaaatcaaaccacaagcacAAAGATGGAGACTACGTTAACAAAATAGAGcccaaaaagggggagagagagagagagagagaatcataCCAAGCTTGCCCTTGTCTTTGGAAGGAGTCAGATTTTGAACCCAATTTCATACATGCCATCTTGTTTACAAAActgggaagaggagaggaaggtAAATCACATCACACACAGAGCCCTACTGTAGCTTCCTGTTGATCACCACTAAGAACACACAAATGTTGGACTCAAAACTGCAAATTAGCCTAAAAGCAGAACACCCACAACTCTAAAGAGATCAAAGATCAAGCCAATAACCCAAAAATCTACTTCTTGAAAAAGCcccagaaaaaagaaagaaagaaaaaaaaaacaaataaacaacTGGAAAACAAGCTATCAAAAAACAAATCTTTTGGACCACTCTCAAGAATTTAATGGCCGGACAAAAGCACTTAAAAAAAACCCAAATCTTGCAGAAAACAAACCCATTAATGCTCCTCCAAGCCCCAAAGGCTAAAACCTCAGATCCAACCAAGAACAAATCTTTAGACAAGTCCCCACAACTCCTATACTAtcttaatcaaaaaaaaaaaaaaaagaaaaaaaaaagaaagaaagaaagaagaaacccAACAAACAACTCAGATGAGTTGGATGGCAAAATTGCAAAGAGAACCCTCCACCCAAAAATGGGTAGTTTCTATCCTGTCTTTTCCCCTCCCTCCCTCTTTCATAACTCCTCTAAGATGTAGCTTTTTTGGGGGACCATTTTGCATGCAACAACCCATTAATTTTTGCAGCAGTAAAAGGACAGCAGGGCAATGCAGCAGCTGCTGGGAGGAGAAAGCCAAAAGGCAGGTTAAAAAGAGCTTCTGCTTCTCCAATTTGTGCACATTAATGAGCAATTATTTCTAGAACTATAATAGGGTCTAGTGCACTGGGATTCTCCTGTAGCTGCAGTATTTTAATGTGTTTATTGCAGAAaccagtttttttttgtttttttcctctcttaatgtaaaattattatattggtGGGAAATGATGCACACAACTAATCCCATGTGGGTGGTGAGTCATGAGTGATGAGAGAGGAAgctcaaattaaaaaagaaaaagaaaaaaaagtcaatGAAATAATGCTTCAACAATGGTAGCAGAAGAAGAGACCATGTGAGTCTTGCACACAGTGAGAGTTTATATTGTTGGAGTTGTTTCTAATTTTGCTACTAGAGTCTTCAGACTTAAAATCTGGGACACCAATAATCATATTTTTAGGCAACCGTCTTAGACATAATTGATATgttgatttatatataatatatatttttttattaatttatacatatatttaaacaCATGGATCCTGTTAATGTCCTGTTTGGATATcgaaataagatatttaataataatttattcagtatgaaaagtatttatgtatGATTGGAAgtcaaaactttaatttttatttcttaaaaatccttataatttgatatgataGCTATTTTAATTATGAGATGGTTTATCATATTTCATAAATCCTGCGAAATGATGAGTCTTAATCCAAAAATATGACCTTAACCTCTagcttataatttaaaaaccaaatgtatatattttattatacatTTAGTTGTCTTTTTCACCTAACTGTTACAAaaacttttaataaattttaaaagtattgaACAAGATAAACAATGCATGCGAtctgcttgatttttttttagaataaatttagctagaattGTAAAGCAATTAAGTTTTCAACTTAGAAGCTAGGAGCCTAGCTCCTAGGTTGAACAAGATAAACATTGAATGCAATCcgcttagttttttttaaaaaataaatttaattaaaaatataaaataattaggtttcgaatttaaaactttattcaccaaccatcaagcttttGGCAACATACGCTAGAGACGACCGGTGTGATAAACGTGCACTCTTATAAGatcattgtattattttttgcttcattatttattttttcaaaaaataagtttaat
Coding sequences:
- the LOC109707223 gene encoding BTB/POZ domain-containing protein At1g30440-like gives rise to the protein MACMKLGSKSDSFQRQGQAWFCTTGLPSDVTVEVGDMSFHLHKFPLLSKSGLLEKLIDENSEEEEACIIKLPDVPGGAKSFELVAKFCYGVKLELTASNVVYLRCAAEHLQMTEEIAEGNLITQAEIFLNQVVLKSWKDSLQALQACEDILPHAEKSHIVKRCIESLAVKASTDPNLFGWPMIEHGPMQSPGGSVLWNGISTGARPRNCNSDWWYEDVSSLSFPIYKRLITVMESRGTRSEIIAGSLTSYAKKYLPGLSRRQNIASAALRAAPTEEEQRQLLEDIESLLPFQKGIVPTKVLFGLLRTAMILKANKSCISKLEKRIGMQLDQATLEDLLLPNFSYSMETLYNVDCVQRILEHFIAMDQANNGDASPSLIDDEQLMGSPSLAPITAVAKLIDGYLAEVAPDVNLKLPKFEALAIAVPDYARPLDDGLYRAIDIYLKSHSWLTESEREQLCRLMDSQKLSLEACTHAAQNERLPLRIVVQVLFFEQLQLRTSIAGCLLVSDNLDGSRPLRSGIPCSGEAGAGGWVSAVQENQVLRVGMDNMRMRVSELEKECSNMKQEIEKLGRGKSGGWKEVPKKLHLLRIKSQMCSAQEPALSVSEQQQKSVSEKLEKLQAKITKHKKQLSADL